AGGATTGGGGCATGCTTGACCTTCAGTAGTCAGCTTGAGATTGAGAGGAAAAGGAGTGACAACAGGCTTAGAGATATCAAGTTCACAGTCACTAAGCATTTCCTTTGTGTACTTTCTTTGTGTAAGAATGTAACCTTCAGCAGTGTGAGTAACTTCAATCCCTAGGAAGAAACTTAGGAGACCAAGATCCTTAATACTGAAAGTATGATGCAAATGAGCTTTGAGAGCATCAATGGTGGTTTCATTTGATCCTGTGataataatatcatcaacatagacaGCAACTATGGTGATATCAGAAGAATCATGTTTAATAAATAAGCTGTAGTCATTTTTGCTCTGAGTGTACCCTTGGGATTTCAATTCATCAAGTAGTCTAGCAAACCACTGCCTAGAAGCTTGTTTTAGACCATACAAAGATTTTGTAAGCTTGCAGACATGACCAGTAGGAGCTGAAACACCCTCAGGAACTTTCATATAAACCTCCTCATCTAGATTGCCATGTAGAAAAGCATTGTTGATGTCAAGTTGAAACAATTTCCAGTTTCTGCTGGCAGCAagagaaatgatgcatctaatAGTTGACATTTTGACAACAGGAGAAAAAGTTTCATGGTAATCAATGCCATATTTTTGTGTGAAACCCTTAGCTACCAATCTGGCTTTGTATCTTTCAATGGTGCCATCTGCATTCTTTTTAATTCGAAACACCCATTTACAGCCAATAGCTTTCTTGCCCTTGGGAAGCAAAACAAAATCCCAAGTATGATTGTTGTTCAATGCTGTGATTTCCTTTTCCATAGCAACTAACCAATTGGAGTCTGTGGCTGCCTCTTGATAAGAAGTTGGTTCAATGTAATCCATGTGAGCAGCAATAAGGGTCTTCTGTTGCTCAGGGAGACTATCATATGCAACCAAATTACACCAATGTTTCACAGGTTTTGAACACACAAAATCATTGAGATGAGAAGGTGGTTTTGAAACTCTTGTTGATTTTCTTTGAGGTTGTTCAGGTGGTTCTGTGGGAGAAGAAGTAGAAATATGAGGTGGAGAATGTTCAGAAGTGTGAGTGAGAGAAGAAGGTGTTGATATTGGTGTTGATATTGGGGATGGTGAAGCAGATGGAGAATGAAGGTTGTCTAGTATAGGAGAAGAGATAGGATTAGAATCTGTAAATGGAGTGGTAATAGGAAGAAAAAATTGGTTAGAATATGCCTGTTTGGGAGAAGAGGAATAATGGAAAGGGAAATGTTTTTCATAGAAGGTTACATCTCTGGAAATGATCAAGCTGTTGGTAGCTAGATTTAGGACTTTATAAGCCTTCTGGTTTGGTGGATAACCTAAGAAAACACATGGTTCTGCTCTCTTGTCAAATTTGGATCTGTGGATCTTAGGTGTGGTTATGTAACATAAGCAACCAAATATTCTCAAGTGAGAAAGATCAGGTTTGGTTTTGTATAGTCTTTCATAAGGAGTGCAGAAGTCAATGCTTTTCAAGGGCATTCGATTTATCAGATATGTTGCAGTAAGAATACAGTGGTTCCAGTGTCTGTCAGGTAGCTTTGATTGAAAAGCTAAAGCTCTAGCAGTTTCTAGAAGGTGTTTGTGCTTTCTTTCCACAACACCATTCTGTTGAGGAGTATAAGAACAACTCTTTTGATGTAGTATGCCTTTGCTAAGGAACAAATCCTTCATTTTTCCTTCAGTAAGATCAAGAGCATTATCTGACCTAATATATTTGACTGATAGTTCAAATTGTGTTGCAACATCAATGAAAAATTGAGACATAATCTTGACTGaatctgttttatttttcatgaaatatgtCCAAGTCATTCTggtgtaatcatcaacaatagtaAGAAATTGATTACATCCAGAGAAATCTAAAACTGAATATGGCCCCCATACATCAATGTGTAATAGTTCAAAAGGTCTAGTAGACTTAGTACAGCTATTTGGGAATGGAAATCTAGTCTGCTTTGCTAGAGGACAAATCTGACAGAAAGATTCAGCTATACAACCCTGTACATTTACACCTTgtaggttttttattttgccaAATGACATATGTCCTAGTCTTAGGTGCCATAATTTGGCTTCTTGAACTTCAGCTGAACTGGTAGAAGAAAGTGCACATTTAGGAGATGCTATATTGGATTCTGTCACCAAGAATTCCTCACTTAAACTGTATAGACCTTTCTCCAATTTACCAAGCAGAGTATGCTTGTTCTTGGAATGGTCTTGGATAAGACATTCACCACTTGTAAATGAAACTGAACAGTTTGCATCATGACACAATTTTGATATAGAAATCAGATTGAACTGGAAAGTTGGAACATGAAGAACATCTCTGAGTGTGATTCCTCCACTCAGATTAATGATACCTTTATGTTTCACTTGGAGTTCAGTACCATCAGGTATAGTTATTGAATGTTTACCATCAATCACAGGTTCAAAAGATTTGAATAAAGACAAATCAGAATACATGTGATCACTGGCTCCACTGTCTAAAATCCAATTTCTATTAAATTTAGACATGAGACAGAATGTACCTTGAGGTTGATAGGTAGTTGCTAGACCAAGAGAGTGAGAGCTAGAATTCTCTGCTTGACTAGCAACTTGTTGAGTATGCAAGCATTGCATCAGCTGAGTGTACTGATCTTCAGTGAAAGTAGCATGAACTACTCCTGATCCTTCATCTGTCTTGTTTGCTGTTGGAATGTACTCATCTAACtgagctgctgctgctattctttttccttttcccttGAAATCTTTAGGATACCCATGTAACTTCCAACACTTGTCAATTGTGTGATTTCTCATCTTGCAATGTTCACAATATAGGTTGTTTCTGTTGGTGAAATTTTTGTATTGATTTCCAGTTCCTGTATTCTGAGAATTAGGGCTGTTATTGTATGGTCCTTTGTAAGGTTTATTGTCAAATCTCCTAGCATTAAATGCAGTGGACTCTGTGTGTGACTGATGTTTGTGATTGTGTACTTCTTTCTACTGTTCTTCTTGAAGGAGCAGTCCATATGCCTTTGAAATTGTAGGTAAAGGACTCATCATAAGTATAGTGCTCTTAGGATGCTCATATTTGTCATTCAGCttcattaaaaactgaattaGCCTTTGATTCTGCTGTGTTTTGAGCAACTGTTGTGTGAGTGTGCAGCTACATCCAGTGCAAACACAAACAGGTAATGGCTCTAGTCCATCTAGCTGATCCCATAGCATTTTAATCTTTGTGAAGAAACTAGCTACTTCTTCTTCATCTCCTTGTGTTAACTCACTCAATTGTTGTTGAACTGAGAACAGTTGAGGACCAGATTCCCTGCAATATCTATCTTCCAACTCAAGCCAAATTGCTCTTGCAGTTTTGAGATAAAGAACACTCCTAGCAATCTTTGGCTCAAGAGAAGCTAGCATCCAAGAGATTACTAGATCATTACACCTGATCCATATTCTGTGATTTGCAGAATTTGGTGCTGGCTGATTCAAACTGCCatcaacaaaacacaatttatttCTGGCTGAAAGTGCAATCATCATTGACCTCCTCCAATCACTGAAACATTTTCCTTCAAATTCAATGCTCACTAATTTTGTGGCATTCAAATCACTATTGCTTAGATAATAAGCAGAGTTAGGATTCTGAGAAGGTTCTTGCTGATCTGCAGGCATTTTGTTAACAGAAACACACAATCTCTTCGAAGAATTTTGATCAGAAAAATTTATGATCAATTGATCAAACTATGAACAAAGCTAGGAGGAATTTGCAGCAGGATCATACGATcatctgctctgataccatatcAGAAATCACCACTTTGGGTTGATTTCTTCACAAGCTAAATATCAGCTTGCTGattagaaagagagagagagaataaggAAACAGAATTTAGCTAAAGCTTTCTTtttattgaattgaattaaacgaTTTACAGCAAgcaacatatatatatacaagtgTGATGATGTGGCTCAACCAATAAGATGGCCTTATATGTACACATCAGCTGTTACAAGCTAGGAGAGAATCAGTTACAAGAATGATGTCATTACATGATGCATAACAGAATCCATAACTGAATGAGAAAGTTGTTAGAGCTGTGATGTCATCATGAAGCTTTTAGAATGTTGCATTGCTGTTGTGTTGTTGCCTCGAGCTGTTTAGATGCTTGTGGTGTAGGACTGCAGAAAGCAGAAGGGAAGCAGTAGCAGTAGGTGAGTAAACACCAACACTCTGATCGTAAAGATAGTTGTAGGCCATGCAGTGCTGATGAGAACGTGTGGTCGTCTTTAACCTGTGTAGGACCAATTCACGCCAAGTCCTCTAGTTTCGTGTCATATTGTATTGAGTCGGAAATTTCAAGATGGCGGCCTAGACCCAACTCAATCCCATATAGCTAGTCATATCGTGCTTAATTACGTGTCTAagcttatactccgtattaaattgCCACGCCATGCCTTGTCATACTTTTTAAAAACAAATGTAATCTGTGCATAATACACGACCTTGCCTAAAGTCATATTTTCAGATGAGATATGAAAATGCGTGGGTACAAAATATACGGATTAGAAGAATGAGGTATAGTCACTTTCCCATTTCCATTAAATAGACAAGACAGTGTCTCACTTTTAAATATTCATCACGACACGTCAAACAACCGCAGCTTCCAAAATGTTGCAAGCAATCCATGTTTGTACGGAATATCAGCTTCAGGTCGGGGCTCGATGTCATAGCTCTACACTAGTACGACTGTACGAGTGTCTAGTACAAAGTCAGTACACTATTTAAGGTGCATTGGCGGCAAAGTTATTTAAATATTGCAAGGAGTATTTATTGctaaatacttcctccattttttattaaatgacacaaatttttttgtcacgtttgccaatacaatatttcaaccattaataccttttattaccaatggttaaaagttataaaagtttgatattataaatctataggatgagacgattataacaagaccccacatgactatattttttgttaagtataaatcacaattgatggtcaaagtatattatatgaatagtgtcaaaagtataattgtgtcatttaaaaaagaatggaggaagtacgaAGTACGAAGTACTACTGAAGTAGGTTTTTAGTATAGGCCGTGTTTGACGATTGAATGTTGGTTATCGCGGTTGATTTTCTCAGCTAATACTAGCAGATTGGTTTAATAGATTGTTTGTATTAACTGATTTGACTATTTATTGGTTATTTGGTGTTTATAAACTTATTTAGTACGGAGTAAAACATTCACTTGACGGTATTGGTCGTAATTATGCAAGATGAAGGTTATGGTTTTGGGTTTCGTTGATACCCTGAGTGATGTCAAAATAATGCTAGCTAATTTCCTTTGTGGTAAGATACTACATTTGAAGGTAATTTGTTAGGTCATAGTATGGGGGGAAAAGTTAATTAGTTTGATTTGGTGGGAAAGGAGTGTTTGGTGGATGCGAATGTTGGTTGTGCTTTTTAGCTAGGTTTGTGAGAAATAGTTCTTTTGCTCTCCTCACTCTAAAGATCTTTTATCTGCTGTTCAAATGTAACATTTTTTGGGTTCATAGCTTGTCTAGTTTGAGTTTCTCCTTGTTAAAGGGGAGAGACTTTGAGTACCCATTTATTTGGGTGTCGAGTCGTTTTTAGTGGCTCAGTTTGTGTGAGAGTTTTTGCTCACAATATATGTTGGATACGTCAACCATTCCGTTTCTTTCTTCGTCTTATAAGTTTTATAGGGTTAAGGGGTCTTCAAGGTGCTATTTTTCCAAGATGACACAAGTAGAAAAAGGAATGGCGATGTGCAAGATAAAGCCATCATTCAACGTCCGACGAATAAGGCGATTACTACCTCCGTAGTTTCTTTTGGTATTTGCAAGCGATTTGTCTTACGTAATAGAACACATATAAGCAGCTTTGAATTAATGTATATGAGTTTTCTTTGGCCCCAGAGCTTTGCTAATGAGTTTTAGGCTGTAATTTGTGAACTCTTTGTTTTAGGTAAGTTAAAGCTTAGGTCatacaaaaataaaagtaaaaacaatGCAAGATGACATTTAAAGATGctaattaatactccgtactaaGGAATATATTTCTCTTTTCGGTACGAATAAGCTATAAGAGCAATATACATTACAATCAAGGGCATAGAGATTCGAATTCGAAACCTATCTACTATCATATGCAGATTTTCAATTTTACCCAATAGGCAAAGACCTCATTAGTACAAAGTTTATTTTATAACTTACCCATTaactattactccctccgtttctttttgttgtatccgtttccattttaagcgtttcatattgttgtatccatttagaatctattctatttttggacatacattttatcctaaaatacccttacatttctatctaattaccaaaatacctaaagattctacccatattcccacctaattttccccacccataatatttaattcttttcccttccccatatacccactctctcacctcctttatcacccatcattatcactcctctctcttaccttatttctttattattttttcactcCTTTAtgtattataatctcttacacccaatcatttttcttacacccaatcattacacttatacccatacaaaccaatattccaattttcttaaaaaccacaccaaattccaaatggatacatcaaaaagaaatggagggagtactttaaataattaactttttaattaatagttaattaTCGACTAACTTTCACATGGTGGATGAATTAGGCTTTGACTAGTTACAAggtacaatatttattattttattatttatttaggtTTAttaagttcaattcagttcagttcagtttaattaaTAAAGTTCATAAGAACATGGTCTAAAATGTGGGTACtgattcttttattttatttatccaaAACGTGACATTTATTATTGTCTTTTTGAATAAAGTAAAACTACTCTTattctttattaaaaaaaaaaaaaaacttaagttCACTAATTAAGCTAAAGTACTTTTCCACTGAATAGTTGCGACCTTTTTGATTTTTCTATCTTTAATGATATGAACTTATTtagttgaatttattttttctaaaaaaacttatttttgctggaaaaaacttattttctgaaaaatacttcgtatatgtttGCTAAACTTATACTACCTTCGTTCCCAAATGATTTATACGCTTACTATTTGTACGATAATTAAGTAACTTTGATGAGCATGTGATGGTGGCCTGGTGGGATAATAAGTGGGAAACTAAGTGACTATAAATTGACCAACAATGCAAGTTGATGGATATCTACACCTAGTATGTTAAAGAGCGAAATCGCATTTGATTAGATGCCACGTGTCATTTCATTTTTTCTCCATAATTTTGgttgtttttttcattttttttgttctttgctTTATTTTATAACTCCAACCGtctcttccacttcatcttcctcacACAACTTCAATTCACCAATTTATTCAATCAACATATTCCACTCTATCTCCCCATTTAACCTtcaatattatttaatatttcgtattaatttatgtatttatttcaaccttcaaattctacctctatttaaatcatattCACACTAAAATAACAAGcccaataaaattaaaacttagaAATGCGATTAAATAACCACTTTATAACCGCTCGTTATTTGAAAGGGCTCAGAAGCTAgttaatattaaattattgtgagtgggtaagtaCTTTATGATGGAATTCTCAGTAAAATATTGTAATTAAGTTGTATGTTGCCGTAGGCCAAACAAAGGTATAAATGTAATATTTATATGTTAGAAATGAAATAGAGTAAAGTGTAAATAACTTTTAGAAACAGAATAAAACGGTaaacgtaaagaactttcagaaacgagGTAGTACTTCCTATGAACTCAGGGGCGGATGTACCTTGTACATTCCagttttttaattataaaaccattttaatAGGCTGAGtatttaaaaaaaggaaaaaaaacacaaatttgTTCAATGTAGGAGTCGAATATGTGACCAAAGGGGACAATACCATAACTTGATTTCTTCACTAACCACTCCTACATCTTGTCTTTATGTTTATTTGTTGcagattaaatatataaatcttatttttatttggACACGTATTTAAAAttctagtttttttttctttttttcttttttccggTTAATTGGGTCCGTTATTGCGTACAACTACTTTGTTGAATCTCATATTCTCATCTGATTTGTAATTTCTATTTCGtatattttaaagttttattgttattagcgtatataatacggagtactccgtatacatTTATCTTGTATAATCTTTAAAATCttagaatttataaaataaCGGTGAACGTTAAAATTTGTACATTTTATGTAAACGTTGTCATTAGTACTCCGCAAATTGTCATTTTCATTgtatcatttttttaaaaattgtaGTTTTTATTTCTTTATAAAAGTGTCTACCCTATTTAAGAATCCTGGATACGCCACtgtatgaacttatttttcgtgaatttattttgtctgaacttattttatccgaaaataaataaagtattttcctcaattttttaattcttgttgaacttatttgttttttttttttagaataaaTCAACATAAGTTAAATTAAGTTGAAACAAACAAATACGAATTACGTTACTAGATTAAATTCTTTCCCTCCAAAAAATACACAATAAATTAAGTCAggctaaaataagttttgaaacAGCACAACTTTCACTGTACTATCACTAATTAACTACACTCCCTTTCTACCTTTCCCTATTTTTGTATCATAAAATATCAACAACCCACTTCAAATCTTTGTCCTTTCTTGTAATAGTCCAATTTACAGTATTTCCAAAATTCCACAAGAGCAAAACAACCATGAAAGACAGGGGGAAAAGAGAGCTTGAAGCATATAACAATGGAGATAATGGTTTTGGTGAAAACTCTCCAGTATTTCCATGTAAAAAACACCCAACTTCTGCATCTTCTTCAGGCGGAATCTGTGCTTATTGTCTCACTGATAGGTTAGTTCAGCTAGTTTGTCCATATTGTGGGGAACAGAAACTTTCCTCTTGTTCTTGCTCTGAGATCATCCCGTCCCCAAACTCCTCTTCTACAGAAATGGGCAGAATGTCATTCTTgcttgaaaatgagaaaaagGATGTTCCTGTGAATACAGCTTCGAAGTCGAAACTCGACCGAAAACCATCAAACAATAACGATGATGGTTTCTCCTATTTGAAGAGAAGTAACAGCATTTCTGCTGTCAATGTAAATGACAGCAGTAAAAGATCTGAAACAGCAGGGAAATTTTGGAAGATTAAGAGGCTGTTtaggaaaaaaagagaaaaaataaacaaaattaagaaTAATGAGGAGAATAATGAGTGTAATGGGGTTTCAAGATCAAGGTCACTTTGCAGTTTTAGAGGGTTTTATGATATTACTGAAGAAACTGGAGGATTTcctgcttcatattctgctgcaagagcttcaaatgtaagtgttggaaatttcATGTCAGATTCTGCGAAAAGGAGCTGTTTTAGTGAATCTGAAGCAAGAATCAGCAACTTTGATTACTGTGATTCTGCTAATCTCGTCGGTCTGAACAAGAATACTAATATTTTTTCAGTAAAGGAGACTGAATTTGTGAGTTGTGATGATCCTGCTTTTATAGATTTAAAGCTACATGACAATAATAATAGTAGTAATAGTAGTATGTTATCAGATCATTCAAAGGTGCCTGATCTTGCTGCTACGAAGAGAAACGGGCTCGGGTATTCGACCAAAGAATTCGGGTTTCGAAGGGGGGATGAGATGTTCAACAATGGTGGAGGATCATTTAGGATTAGTAGTAGTAGAGAGAGGGAATTGAACAAATGCCGGAAGAATAACAAGG
This genomic stretch from Spinacia oleracea cultivar Varoflay chromosome 3, BTI_SOV_V1, whole genome shotgun sequence harbors:
- the LOC130469819 gene encoding uncharacterized protein, whose protein sequence is MPADQQEPSQNPNSAYYLSNSDLNATKLVSIEFEGKCFSDWRRSMMIALSARNKLCFVDGSLNQPAPNSANHRIWIRCNDLVISWMLASLEPKIARSVLYLKTARAIWLELEDRYCRESGPQLFSVQQQLSELTQGDEEEVASFFTKIKMLWDQLDGLEPLPVCVCTGCSCTLTQQLLKTQQNQRLIQFLMKLNDKYEHPKSTILMMSPLPTISKAYGLLLQEEQ